In one window of Osmia lignaria lignaria isolate PbOS001 chromosome 11, iyOsmLign1, whole genome shotgun sequence DNA:
- the ytr gene encoding U4/U6.U5 small nuclear ribonucleoprotein 27 kDa protein yantar, whose translation MEAYIKMGRSRTPSPGRRRDRSRDRDRDRDRERERDRDRRRRRSRERRRRSVERDRVKSRERERDRDRERERHRRSYSRSRSRDRDRPKPKLKPTTAERPVITEADLQGKTPEEQEMMRIMGFCGFDTTKGKKVEGNDVGAVHVILKRKYRQYMNRKGGFNRPLDFVA comes from the exons ATGGAggctt ATATAAAAATGGGACGCAGTCGTACACCTTCGCCTGGAAGAAGAAGAGATCGATCTCGCGATCGGGATCGGGATCGAGATCGGGAGCGAGAACGCGACAGAGATCGAAGAAGAAGACGTTCgcgtgaaagaagaagaag aTCAGTCGAACGAGATCGTGTAAAATCcagggaaagagagagggatCGCGATCGTGAACGAGAAAGGCATAGACGTTCGTACAGTAGATCAAGATCGAGAGACAGAGACAGACCTAAACCAAAATTAAAACCTACAACAGCAGAACGTCCTGTGATTACAG AAGCTGATCTTCAAGGAAAAACGCCGGAGGAGCAAGAGATGATGAGGATAATGGGTTTTTGTGGTTTTGATACTACTAAAGGGAAGAAAGTCGAAGGGAACGATGTGGGAGCTGTACATGTGATCTTAAAACGAAAATACCGACAGTATATGAACAGAAAGGGAGGCTTCAACAGACCGTTGGACTTTGttgcataa
- the FANCI gene encoding Fanconi anemia complementation group I, which translates to MYQHFQNLRDRENRAELRAFIRDSNVEELVKIIRNSICKLDAPKILDDILQEFSDSEACQLKRRVLMEAVLKDLGNVKISAGQVDAIVNRMIVDFPKYSKQHLVKLVDFCLSSIRNSDDELHSWKDLLPVLLEMLENEKYIIHVGAEVSGDEYKSLIVKAICNYRWNVNILASLAKMFGEMNLDRKTDRNQVLKALCSTLADLSLDQIPPFVYQMLKLCRDRECLYLLDALNKYFQSYYSKAVSHSDKDSLEDIGIIGIKQVQDIESTVLYYLYQAAQLNHENMKDFIRYLKNVSSASEYILQPFMLAVLISISSIYEEQIFEILRSTIVNNSLEKEKRKGSAWLRQLIPSSCNIIGVVRQIIECSNKDRHLILKGFMNLAFALMNSDQKLKNNATIVWYIGGEIIREVIKKRHETVATVMQELVNKIVAGGTSIIHYIDCLNYACRELSVIVLDHQIWIIILLERLLFLPDAVANQVLYAIFPLMRVSSNIRENLLLTLRKALYRKGVSKRQMAVTGFLEMLKYSKMHSLDSFRLSQRHNSSPFVTSSSSSSNSSLRSTLTQATLEYSSQRDKSECEKTLCYEILDILKKSFTYEFQVRLHLYEGLYDTVMKNSEITEIVLDMLLAHFNLYVDTDDDVLPPVKFDLCTNVLGTEIVPQEPIAELIFALQKIYVGTMPKKSAAFDKVRDALELMCRKMIATQMEHLNLEHETDLFGDLSKSQIKIRNLGMAITIYEALMAFRIGECLKGNLESFRKIDDLFKGYTRSVDFIKMQSTKIKKLDNNKAKKNKDINNTTRKFGKSNSIKVPNTIMDLDVIRQSLTLLYSRSFTVPEEVAFQENSKFRCYIFQTCEQLLQREKLITNGSRKQNDRYVNAYIEIAGLLYKHLVSKLNDILENDEQQTAVLALQCFKEISCYACTSLSHEELSRFLDSILLSRKDTTSKDLNIKLEEIIFSLKCQLESSLVEERNIDERKKIPFFLLEIIEQFTYKINFENYHSEKILEWFRKITEMENVENSIVSGIMQFFLRLEEYTEEYGESLHEICLELCEKVGAIDDVDLNVNKQYKVIREDTALQIYNVLNGCIKEKLNNVSWLLMRLKAEDTVVRASGTLSEIWNNSLREKERNLCKQLSRLAQILCTLANTSIDPGPCTDVTFKNLQYLYHLLGNLTKYFYVKSNGQNVAFQAVKFIQVVQLAGKPLKSAFYNLVTYVEENQNKARSKSDSHAQRNKILKETKVIPRVVYEIEQFNKEILLLGKKTSIPLENYMKHSVTRDFRIKNPQLVEDLEKMDVSLEQLDSSRNSENTDNENQSLNADDGSDDDTNETKVAKKRPRMEDENALD; encoded by the exons ATGTAtcaacattttcaaaatttaagagACCGTGAAAATCGAGCAGAATTGCGTGCATTTATTCGAGACTCGAACGTTGAAGAG CTCGTGAAAATAATACGCAACAGCATTTGTAAATTGGATGCTCCAAAAATACTAGATGATATTCTGCAAGAGTTTTCAGACTCGGAAGCTTGTCAGTTAAAACGACGTGTCTTAATGGAAGCTGTTTTGAAGGATTTAGgaaatgttaaaatatcagCTGGACAGGTGGATGCGATCGTCAATCGAATGATTGTTGATTTTCCGAAATATTCGAAGCAACACCTTGTTAAACTTGTTGATTTTTGCCTTTCTAGTATTCGTAACAGCGATGACGAGTTACACAG TTGGAAGGATTTGTTGCCTGTCTTGCTGGAAAtgcttgaaaatgaaaaatatatcattCACGTGGGTGCTGAAGTTTCAGGCGACGAGTATAAATCGTTAATCGTTAAGGCAATATGTAATTATCGGTGGAACGTTAATATTCTAGCATCTTTGGCAAAAATGTTTGG AGAGATGAATTTGGATCGTAAAACTGATCGTAACCAAGTTCTAAAAGCGCTATGTTCTACATTGGCTGACCTTTCTTTGGATCAAATACCCCCTTTTGTCTATCAAATGCTAAAGTTGTGCAGAGATCGAGAGTGCTTGTATCTTTTGGATGCCCTGAACAAATATTTCCAATCTTATTATTCCAAAGCAGTTTCTCACAGTGATAAAGATAGCCTAGAAGATATTG GTATAATCGGTATAAAACAAGTACAGGACATAGAGAGTACAGTACTGTACTATTTATATCAAGCGGCTCAGCTGAATCACGAAAATATGAAAGATTTTATTCGCTATCTGAAAAACGTGTCTTCCGCTTCCGAATATATATTACAACCATTCATGCTCGCTGTATTAATATCAATTTCCAGCATCTACGAAGAACAG ATCTTCGAGATACTGAGATCAACTATTGTTAATAACAGTTtggagaaagaaaaacgaaaaggaAGCGCATGGTTGAGACAATTAATACCTTCTTCTTGCAACATTATCGGAGTTGTACGACAAATTATAGAGTGCAG CAACAAAGATCGTCACTTAATATTAAAAGGATTCATGAATTTAGCCTTCGCTTTAATGAATTCGGaccaaaaattgaaaaataacgcAACAATAGTGTGGTACATCGGGGGAGAAATAATTCGAGAAGTAATTAAAAAGCGTCATGAAACGGTAGCTACTGTGATGCAGGAATTGGTAAATAAAATAGTTGCAGGTGGTACATCgataatacattatatag ACTGTTTAAACTACGCTTGTCGTGAATTATCAGTGATCGTTTTGGATCATCAAATTTGGATTATTATTCTTCTTGAACGTTTGCTCTTTTTACCTGATGCTGTTGCCAATCAAGTGTTGTACGCTATTTTTCCATTGATGCGTGTTTCGTCTAATATACGAGAAAACCTTCTTTTAACTTTGAGAAAAGCCCTTTACAGGAAAGGTGTATCGAAACGGCAGATGGCAGTTACTGGATTTCTAGAGATGTTAAAATACTCGAAAATGCACTCATTGGACAGCTTTAGACTAAGTCAGCGTCATAATTCTTCACCATTCGTTACTAGTTCCAGTTCCAGTTCCAATTCTAGCCTGAGATCGACGTTAACTCAA GCAACTCTAGAATATAGTTCGCAACGAGACAAATCAGAATGCGAAAAAACTCTATGTTATGAAATATTGGATATATTAAAAAAGAGTTTTACCTACGAATTTCAGGTCAGATTGCATTTATACGAAG GATTGTATGATACCGtgatgaaaaattctgaaataacaGAAATCGTGTTAGACATGCTCTTGGCGCATTTTAATCTCTATGTAGATACGGATGATGATGTTTTGCCACCTGTGAAATTCGACTTGTGTACAAACGTACTCGGAACGGAGATAGTTCCGCAAGAACCTATTGCGGAATTAATATTCGCGTTACAGAAAATATACGTCGGTACGATGCCAAAGAAATCGGCTGCCTTTGATAAAGTACGCGATGCTTTAGAGTTGATGTGTAGAAAAATGATAGCTACACAAATGGAACACTTAAATCTG GAACACGAAACGGATCTGTTTGGGGACTTATCCAAGTCACAGATAAAAATCAGAAATCTTGGCATGGCCATTACAATTTACGAAGCCTTAATGGCATTTCGAATAGGAGAATGTTTAAAAGGCAATCTGGAAAGTTTTCGAAAGATCGACGATTTGTTTAAAGGATACACGCGATCTGTTGACTTTATTAAAATG CAatctacaaaaattaaaaaactcgATAACAATAAAGCCAAAAAGAACAAGGATATAAATAATACAACTAGAAAGTTTGGAAAATCGAATAGCATTAAAGTACCAAATACCATCATGGATTTGGATGTGATTCGTCAAAGTTTAACACTATTATATTC ACGATCCTTTACGGTTCCCGAGGAGGTTGCGTTTCAGGAAAATTCAAAGTTTCGTTGTTACATATTTCAAACGTGCGAACAACTGTTACAACGTGAAAAATTAATCACGAATGGTTCTCGAAAGCAAAACGACCGCTACGTGAACGCGTACATCGAGATCGCTGG ATTGCTTTACAAACACTTGGTATCAAAGTTAAACGATATACTGGAAAACGACGAACAACAAACAGCCGTATTAGCTTTGCAATGTTTCAAAGAAATTTCTTGCTATGCATGTACATCACTGTCGCACGAGGAGTTATCACGATTTCTCGATTCAATTT TACTATCGAGAAAAGACACAACATCGaaagatttaaatataaaattagaagaaattatTTTCTCGCTAAAATGTCAGTTGGAAAGTTCACTGgttgaagaaagaaatattgacgagagaaagaaaataccgttttttttattggaaataATCGAACAGTTTACGTATAAAATTAACTTTGAAAACTATCATTCTGAGAAG ATACTCGAATGGTTTAGAAAAATCACGGAAATGGAGAATGTTGAAAATTCGATCGTTTCTGGGATTATGCAGTTTTTCTTACGCTTAGAAGAATATACCGAAGAATATGGAGAGTCATTGCACGAAATTTGTCTGGAATTATGCGAAAAAGTTGGAGCTATCGATGAT GTTGACTTAAAtgtaaataaacaatataaagTTATACGGGAAGATACCGCTTTACAAATTTATAACGTATTGAACGGTTGTATAAAAGAAAAGCTGAATAACGTTTCCTGGCTATTGATGCGATTAAAAGCGGAAGACACTGTCGTTCGAGCATCTGGAACTCTCAGCGAAATTT GGAACAACAGTTTAAGAGAGAAAGAACGAAATCTGTGTAAGCAATTGTCCCGACTCGCTCAAATACTTTGTACATTAGCTAATACATCAATCGATCCAGGCCCATGCACCGATGTTACGTTTAAGAATTTGCAATATCTCTATCATTTGCTTGGAAATCTTACGAAATACTTTTACGTAAAGTCAAACGGACAGAATGTTGCATTTCAAGCGGTCAA attcattcaagtAGTTCAGTTAGCTGGTAAACCATTAAAATCTGCTTTTTATAATTTGGTAACGTACGTGGAG gaaaatCAAAACAAAGCTCGCTCAAAATCTGACTCGCACGCGCAAAGAAataaaatcttaaaagaaaCCAAAGTAATACCGCGCGTGGTTTACGAAATCGAACAATTCAACAAGGAAATTTTACTACTTGGCAAAAAAACGAGT ATACCATTAGAAAACTACATGAAGCATAGCGTAACGAGAGATTTTAGAATTAAGAATCCACAACTGGTCGAAGATCTTGAGAAAATGGATGTGAGCTTG GAACAGCTTGATTCTTCTCGGAACTCGGAAAACACTGATAATGAAAATCAGAGCTTGAACGCAGATGATGGTTCCGACGATGATACTAACGAAACAAAAGTTGCAAAAAAACGGCCGAGGATGGAGGATGAAAACGCTCTGGATTAA
- the LOC117610449 gene encoding tubulin alpha-1 chain — MRECISIHVGQAGVQIGNACWELYCLEHGIQPNGEMPSDKTYDDSFNTFFSEISSGKHVPRAVFVDLEPTVVDEVRSGKYRQLFHPDQLITGKEDAANNYARGHYTVGREIVDLVIDRIRKLADQCTGLQGFLIFHSFGGGTGSGFASLLMERLSVDYGKKSKLEFAIYPAPRISTAVVEPYNSILTTHTTLEHSDCAFMVDNEAIFDICRRNLDIERPTYTNLNRLIGQIVSSITASLRFDGALNVDLTEFQTNLVPYPRIHFPLVTYAPIVSAEKAYHEQLSVAEITNACFEPANQMVKCDPRNGKYMACCLLYRGDVVPKDVNAAIAAIKTKRTIQFVDWCPTGFKVGINYQPPTAVPGGDLAKVQRAVCMLSNTTAIAEAWARLDHKFDLMYAKRAFVHWYVGEGMEEGEFSEAREDLAALEKDYEEVGLDSNDMELDATDEY; from the exons ATG cGTGAATGCATATCCATCCACGTCGGTCAGGCGGGCGTTCAAATTGGGAACGCCTGTTGGGAATTGTATTGTTTGGAACACGGAATACAACCAAATGGAGAGATGCCGTCGGATAAGACGTATGACGATAGTTTCAATACCTTCTTTAGCGAAATTAGTTCCGGTAAACACGTACCTAGAGCGGTATTCGTCGATTTGGAACCAACAGTCGTCG ACGAGGTACGAAGCGGAAAATATCGACAACTTTTTCATCCAGATCAATTGATCACCGGTAAAGAAGATGCAGCGAATAATTATGCTCGCGGTCACTATACAGTCGGGCGAGAAATCGTCGATTTGGTGATCGATCGGATACGGAAGTTAGCGGATCAGTGCACCGGATTGCAAGGATTTCTCATCTTCCATTCGTTCGGAGGCGGTACTGGGTCAGGTTTTGCTTCGCTGTTAATGGAACGTTTGTCGGTAGATTATGGGAAAAAATCGAAATTAGAATTTGCCATTTACCCGGCACCGCGTATTTCGACGGCAGTCGTCGAACCGTACAATTCAATTCTGACTACTCATACGACTCTCGAGCATTCCGATTGCGCGTTCATGGTCGATAACGAAGCGATTTTCGATATTTGCCGGCGCAATTTGGATATCGAACGACCAACTTATACCAATTTGAATCGGCTGATCGGCCAGATCGTTTCCTCGATAACGGCTTCGTTGCGATTCGATGGCGCGTTAAACGTCGATTTGACCGAGTTCCAGACGAATTTGGTTCCTTATCCAAGAATACATTTTCCTTTGGTTACATACGCGCCGATAGTATCAGCGGAAAAAGCTTATCACGAACAACTGTCGGTTGCCGAAATCACAAACGCCTGTTTCGAACCGGCGAATCAGATGGTCAAGTGTGATCCTCGTAACGGGAAATACATGGCTTGTTGCCTGCTCTACAGAGGGGACGTTGTTCCGAAAGACGTGAACGCCGCAATCGCTGCGATTAAAACAAAACGGACGATACAATTTGTCGATTGGTGTCCAACTGGTTTTAAAGTCGGTATAAATTATCAACCACCAACGGCTGTACCTGGCGGCGATTTGGCCAAGGTACAGAGAGCCGTTTGTATGTTGTCGAACACGACAGCCATTGCCGAAGCTTGGGCTCGCCTCGACCATAAGTTTGACCTGATGTACGCAAAGAGAGCGTTTGTTCATTGGTACGTTGGGGAAGGCATGGAAGAAGGTGAATTCTCCGAAGCTCGCGAGGATCTCGCAGCTCTCGAGAAAGACTACGAAGAAGTAGGATTAGATTCGAACGACATGGAATTAGACGCTACCGATGagtattga